In Streptomyces sp. NBC_01439, the following are encoded in one genomic region:
- a CDS encoding helix-turn-helix domain-containing protein yields MATEEQDEELAGVLTAVGPRLRALRRARGTTLAQLSETTGISLSTLSRLESGQRRPTLELLLPLARAHRVALDELVGAPETGDPRVRPRPFVRHGSTYVPLTRKFSGVHAFKQILPPLEAPPAEPELQVHEGYEWLYVLSGRIRLLLGGHDLVLGPGEAAEFDTRTPHAFFNAGPQPAEFLSLFGPQGERIHVRARPTPPSEGRP; encoded by the coding sequence ATGGCCACCGAGGAGCAGGACGAGGAACTCGCCGGCGTGCTCACCGCCGTGGGCCCGCGGCTGCGCGCCCTGCGCCGGGCGCGCGGCACCACGCTGGCCCAGCTCAGCGAGACCACGGGCATCTCCCTCTCGACCCTCTCCCGGCTGGAGTCCGGGCAGCGCAGGCCGACGCTGGAGCTGCTGCTTCCGCTGGCCAGGGCGCACCGGGTGGCGCTCGACGAGCTGGTCGGCGCCCCTGAGACCGGGGACCCCCGGGTCCGCCCGCGTCCCTTCGTCCGGCACGGCAGCACCTATGTGCCGCTGACCCGGAAATTCAGCGGGGTCCACGCCTTCAAGCAGATCCTGCCGCCCCTCGAAGCTCCGCCCGCCGAGCCCGAGCTACAGGTCCACGAGGGCTACGAGTGGCTGTACGTGCTCTCCGGACGCATCCGGCTGCTGCTCGGCGGGCACGACCTCGTCCTCGGTCCCGGCGAGGCCGCCGAGTTCGACACGCGCACCCCGCACGCCTTCTTCAACGCGGGTCCGCAGCCCGCGGAGTTCCTCAGCCTCTTCGGCCCCCAGGGCGAGCGGATCCACGTCCGGGCCCGGCCCACCCCTCCGTCGGAAGGACGTCCATGA
- a CDS encoding nucleotide triphosphate diphosphatase NUDT15, whose amino-acid sequence MNTPHERPERAAPQPHAVVGVGLVVLAADGRVLLGQAHDGRWELPGGKVDPGEGFEQAAARELAEETDLRAAPEAIRILSVQIDAQSGLVRLTAAAVTTSAKGVPAVTEPHKIARWQWFAPAEIPSALYAPSAAVLRAWRPDLTALPDVASYAYPTSNPAARAGQDL is encoded by the coding sequence ATGAACACCCCCCACGAACGCCCCGAGCGGGCCGCGCCGCAACCCCATGCCGTCGTCGGCGTCGGACTGGTCGTCCTGGCGGCGGACGGCCGGGTGTTGCTCGGCCAGGCGCACGACGGCCGGTGGGAACTGCCCGGCGGAAAGGTCGACCCCGGGGAGGGCTTCGAGCAGGCCGCCGCCCGGGAACTCGCCGAGGAGACGGACCTGCGGGCGGCCCCCGAGGCGATCCGGATCCTGTCCGTGCAGATCGACGCGCAGTCCGGCCTGGTCAGGTTGACGGCTGCCGCCGTCACCACCTCGGCGAAGGGCGTCCCGGCCGTCACCGAGCCGCACAAGATCGCCCGCTGGCAGTGGTTCGCCCCCGCCGAGATCCCCTCGGCCCTGTACGCCCCGTCGGCGGCCGTGCTGCGCGCCTGGCGGCCGGACCTCACCGCGCTGCCGGACGTCGCCTCGTACGCCTACCCGACCTCGAACCCGGCGGCGCGGGCCGGGCAGGATCTTTGA